One Nodosilinea sp. FACHB-141 DNA segment encodes these proteins:
- the gltB gene encoding glutamate synthase large subunit — MTLSQPPQAQGLYHPQYEHDACGVGFIVHMKGAQSHTIVQQGLTILVNLAHRGAVGAEANTGDGAGILLQMPHKFMAKVAAEAGITLPGPGHYGVGFFFSSPTPADREQGRRIFEQIAAEEGQQVLGWRDVPTDNASLGDTAKASEPFMQQVFIQRSPELADDQAFERKLYIIRKRTHSAIHPTDPYWYATSLSCRTVVYKGMLTPEQVGLYFPDLADEAMESALALVHSRFSTNTFPSWERAHPYRYVAHNGEINTLRGNINWMYARQSMFESELFGGDLDRAKPLINKEGSDSGIFDNTLELMTLAGRSLPHAMMMMVPEPWTAHESMSAEKKAFYEYHACLMEPWDGPAAIAFTDGTMMGAVLDRNGLRPSRYTVTKDDLVIMASEAGVLPIEPERVAYKGRLEPGRMFLVNMEEGRIVSDEEIKHQIAAEQPYREWLDQHLVKLGDLPESTNPAGLNGNGTNPVGAQHAAPLPTPAPLSIAQTAFGYTFEELRLLLKPMAESGVEAVGAMGTDTPLPVLSNKPRLLYDYFHQLFAQVTNPPIDSIREAIITSADTTIGSERNLLKPEPESCRLINLKTPIITNAELAKLKSAEASGFPSVTLPIVFKAEEGEAGLEAALNGIFAAADEAIANGTSLIILSDRTIDADHAPIPALLAVAGLHHHLIRNGSRTRVGLVLESGEPREVHHFATLIGYGCGAINPYLVFDTIEGMIADQLLPPMDLEKACQNFIKAVTKGVIKIASKIGISTIQSYRGAQIFEALGLNQTVIDQYFTWTASRIQGIGLDMLAEEALKRHCHAFPDRPSDRVTLDVGGDYQWRKEGEAHLLSPEVIHTLQKAVRTGDYDAYKRYAALVNEQDKQMFRLRDLLQFKQREPIPLDEVEPVEAITRRFKTGAMSYGSISKEAHEALAIAMNRIGGKSNTGEGGEDPDRYTWTNEKGDSKNSAIKQVASGRFGVTSLYLSQAQEIQIKMAQGAKPGEGGQLPGRKVYPWIAKVRHSTPGVGLISPPPHHDIYSIEDLAELIHDLKNANREARVNVKLVSEVGVGTIAAGVAKAHADVILIAGFDGGTGASPQTSIKHAGLPWELGLAETHQTLVMNNLRSRVIVETDGQMKTGRDVVVAALLGAEEFGFATAPLVSLGCIMMRVCHLNTCPVGVATQDPELRKHFMGDPDHVVNFMQFIAQDMREIMAALGFRTLNEMVGRTDVLEPKAAIEHWKAKGLDLSPMLHQPEVGPEVGRYCQMAQDHGLEKSLDMTKLLDLCAPAIERGEKVTASLPIQNINRVVGTILGNEITKRHWEGLPEDTVHLHFQGSAGQSFGAFVPKGVTLELEGEANDYLGKGLSGGKLIVYPPKQSTFVPAENIITGNVAFYGATSGEAYIRGLAGERFCVRNSGVTAVVEGVGDHACEYMTGGKAIVLGLTGRNFAAGMSGGIAYVLDEAGDFATRCNTEMVDLEQLTDPEEIRDLQELIQRHVDYTQSKRGLKLLEDWDSSVAKFVKVMPRDYKRVLQHIQKALADGLTGDDALTAAFEENARDVARIGGS; from the coding sequence ATGACCCTATCTCAACCGCCCCAAGCTCAAGGTCTTTACCATCCACAGTACGAACACGATGCCTGTGGCGTTGGCTTCATCGTCCACATGAAGGGCGCTCAGTCGCACACTATTGTGCAGCAGGGGCTGACGATTTTGGTCAATCTGGCCCACCGAGGCGCGGTGGGGGCTGAGGCCAACACTGGCGACGGGGCAGGTATTTTGCTGCAAATGCCTCACAAATTTATGGCCAAGGTAGCAGCAGAAGCGGGCATTACCCTACCAGGGCCGGGGCATTATGGTGTCGGCTTTTTCTTTTCGTCACCTACCCCGGCAGACCGCGAACAAGGTCGTCGCATCTTTGAGCAAATTGCCGCAGAAGAAGGGCAGCAGGTGCTGGGCTGGCGCGATGTGCCCACCGACAACGCTTCCCTAGGCGATACGGCCAAGGCCAGCGAGCCTTTCATGCAGCAGGTGTTCATTCAGCGATCGCCTGAGCTGGCCGACGACCAAGCCTTTGAACGCAAGCTCTACATCATTCGCAAGCGCACCCACTCGGCCATTCACCCCACCGACCCCTACTGGTATGCCACCAGCTTGTCCTGCCGCACGGTGGTCTACAAGGGCATGTTGACGCCAGAACAGGTGGGACTATACTTCCCCGACCTGGCCGACGAGGCGATGGAAAGCGCCCTGGCCCTGGTGCACTCGCGCTTTAGCACCAACACCTTCCCCAGCTGGGAGCGGGCTCACCCCTACCGCTATGTGGCCCACAACGGCGAAATCAACACCCTGCGCGGCAACATCAACTGGATGTATGCTCGCCAGTCGATGTTTGAGTCTGAGCTGTTTGGCGGCGATCTCGATCGCGCCAAGCCCCTGATCAACAAAGAAGGCAGCGACTCCGGCATCTTCGACAATACTTTGGAACTCATGACCCTGGCGGGCCGTTCCCTGCCCCACGCCATGATGATGATGGTGCCCGAACCTTGGACGGCCCACGAGTCGATGAGCGCTGAGAAAAAAGCTTTCTACGAATACCACGCCTGCCTGATGGAGCCCTGGGATGGCCCAGCGGCGATCGCCTTCACCGACGGCACCATGATGGGTGCGGTGCTCGATCGCAACGGCCTGCGCCCCTCCCGCTACACCGTCACCAAAGATGACTTGGTGATCATGGCCTCGGAAGCCGGGGTGCTGCCCATCGAGCCCGAGCGAGTCGCCTACAAGGGTCGCCTGGAGCCGGGCCGCATGTTCTTAGTGAATATGGAAGAGGGCCGTATTGTCTCCGACGAAGAGATCAAGCACCAGATCGCCGCCGAGCAACCCTACCGAGAATGGCTCGATCAGCACCTAGTGAAACTGGGCGATCTGCCAGAGTCCACGAACCCCGCAGGTTTAAACGGCAATGGCACAAACCCTGTAGGGGCGCAGCATGCTGCGCCCCTACCCACCCCTGCACCCCTATCGATCGCCCAAACTGCCTTTGGCTACACCTTCGAGGAGCTGCGCCTGCTGCTCAAGCCCATGGCCGAGAGCGGGGTCGAAGCCGTGGGTGCCATGGGCACCGACACGCCGCTGCCCGTGCTGTCGAATAAGCCTCGGCTGCTGTATGACTATTTCCACCAGCTGTTTGCTCAGGTGACCAACCCGCCCATCGACTCCATTCGCGAGGCGATTATCACCTCCGCAGACACCACTATCGGTAGCGAGCGCAATCTGCTCAAGCCCGAGCCCGAGAGCTGTCGGCTGATCAACCTCAAAACGCCGATCATCACCAACGCGGAACTGGCCAAGCTGAAGAGTGCCGAGGCTAGTGGATTTCCTTCGGTGACGCTGCCGATCGTGTTTAAAGCTGAGGAAGGTGAAGCGGGGCTAGAAGCAGCGCTGAACGGAATTTTTGCGGCGGCGGACGAGGCGATCGCCAATGGCACCAGCCTGATCATTCTGAGCGATCGCACTATCGACGCTGACCATGCCCCCATTCCCGCCCTGCTGGCCGTCGCTGGCCTGCACCACCACCTGATTCGCAATGGTAGCCGCACCCGCGTCGGCCTCGTCCTCGAGTCGGGCGAACCGCGCGAAGTCCACCACTTCGCCACCCTGATCGGCTATGGCTGCGGGGCCATCAACCCCTACCTGGTGTTCGACACCATTGAGGGCATGATCGCCGACCAGCTTCTCCCCCCCATGGATCTGGAGAAAGCCTGCCAGAACTTCATCAAGGCCGTCACCAAGGGCGTGATCAAGATCGCCTCCAAGATCGGCATATCCACCATTCAGAGCTATCGTGGTGCGCAGATCTTTGAGGCTCTGGGCCTGAACCAAACCGTCATTGACCAGTACTTTACCTGGACGGCTTCGCGCATTCAGGGCATCGGGCTAGACATGCTGGCCGAAGAAGCCCTCAAGCGGCACTGCCACGCCTTCCCCGATCGCCCCAGCGATCGTGTCACCCTCGATGTGGGTGGCGACTACCAGTGGCGCAAAGAAGGCGAAGCCCACTTGCTCAGTCCTGAGGTCATTCACACCCTGCAAAAAGCGGTACGCACTGGCGATTACGATGCCTATAAGCGCTACGCCGCCTTAGTCAACGAGCAAGACAAGCAGATGTTTCGCCTGCGCGATCTGCTGCAATTCAAGCAGCGCGAGCCGATTCCCCTCGACGAGGTGGAGCCGGTAGAGGCCATCACCCGGCGGTTTAAGACCGGAGCCATGAGCTACGGGTCGATCTCGAAGGAGGCCCATGAAGCGCTGGCGATCGCCATGAATCGCATCGGCGGCAAGTCCAACACAGGCGAAGGCGGCGAAGACCCCGATCGCTACACCTGGACGAATGAGAAGGGCGACTCTAAAAACAGCGCCATCAAGCAGGTGGCCTCTGGCCGCTTCGGCGTCACTAGCCTCTACCTATCTCAAGCTCAAGAAATCCAGATCAAAATGGCCCAGGGCGCGAAACCGGGCGAAGGCGGACAGCTACCGGGCCGCAAGGTCTATCCCTGGATTGCCAAGGTGCGCCACTCGACCCCCGGTGTGGGCCTGATTTCGCCCCCACCCCACCACGACATCTACTCCATTGAAGATCTGGCCGAGCTGATCCATGACCTCAAGAACGCTAACCGTGAGGCCCGGGTCAACGTCAAGTTGGTGTCGGAAGTCGGTGTTGGCACCATCGCCGCTGGGGTGGCCAAGGCTCACGCCGATGTCATTCTCATTGCCGGGTTTGACGGCGGCACTGGGGCCTCACCCCAAACCTCGATCAAGCACGCCGGTCTACCGTGGGAGCTGGGTTTGGCGGAAACTCACCAAACCCTGGTGATGAACAACCTGCGCAGTCGGGTGATTGTCGAAACCGACGGCCAAATGAAAACCGGCCGCGATGTCGTCGTCGCGGCTCTGCTGGGGGCCGAAGAATTTGGCTTTGCCACCGCGCCCCTGGTCTCCCTAGGCTGCATCATGATGCGGGTCTGTCACCTAAACACCTGCCCCGTGGGCGTCGCTACCCAAGATCCTGAGCTGCGCAAGCACTTTATGGGCGACCCCGACCACGTGGTCAACTTTATGCAGTTCATCGCTCAAGACATGCGCGAGATTATGGCTGCACTGGGCTTCCGCACCCTCAATGAGATGGTGGGCCGCACCGATGTGCTAGAGCCAAAGGCGGCCATTGAGCACTGGAAGGCTAAGGGACTCGACCTCTCCCCCATGCTGCACCAGCCGGAGGTAGGGCCAGAGGTGGGTCGCTACTGCCAGATGGCCCAAGACCACGGCTTAGAAAAATCCCTCGATATGACCAAGCTGCTGGATCTATGTGCCCCCGCCATTGAGCGCGGCGAAAAGGTGACCGCCAGCCTCCCCATCCAGAACATCAACCGGGTGGTGGGCACCATTCTCGGCAACGAAATCACCAAGCGTCACTGGGAAGGGCTACCCGAAGACACTGTTCACCTGCATTTTCAGGGCAGCGCCGGGCAAAGCTTTGGGGCCTTTGTGCCCAAGGGTGTCACCCTCGAACTCGAAGGCGAAGCCAATGACTACCTGGGCAAGGGCCTCAGCGGTGGCAAGCTGATCGTCTATCCGCCCAAGCAGTCGACCTTTGTGCCCGCTGAAAACATCATCACCGGCAACGTCGCCTTCTACGGAGCTACCAGCGGTGAAGCCTACATTCGTGGCCTAGCGGGCGAGCGCTTCTGCGTGCGCAACTCAGGTGTGACCGCAGTAGTAGAAGGCGTTGGCGACCACGCCTGCGAATATATGACCGGCGGCAAGGCGATCGTGCTGGGGTTAACCGGGCGCAACTTTGCGGCGGGCATGAGCGGCGGCATCGCCTACGTGCTCGATGAGGCGGGTGATTTTGCCACCCGCTGCAACACCGAAATGGTGGATCTGGAGCAGCTCACCGACCCCGAAGAAATTCGCGATCTGCAAGAGCTGATCCAGCGCCATGTCGATTACACCCAGAGCAAGCGGGGCCTGAAACTGCTCGAAGACTGGGATAGCTCCGTCGCCAAGTTTGTGAAGGTGATGCCCCGCGACTACAAGCGCGTGCTGCAACACATCCAAAAAGCCTTGGCCGATGGGCTCACCGGCGACGATGCCCTCACCGCTGCCTTCGAAGAAAACGCTCGCGACGTCGCCCGTATCGGCGGAAGTTAA
- a CDS encoding sulfotransferase codes for MVKQGASPRLTATSAVDTLTRGLSTQRPLVKSPFFICCSGRSGSTHLRLMLDHHPQLSCVDEVGYITELVSDDGDMPDVATYRQWLESDFIFQSCCDFTIDPDLDFYELVNDFLCQQKDCSNKQAVGAISHFDFIRLLKLWPDARFIHMVRDGRDVAYSWMKEMHLFENPWFAAEKWREAEQAWERLAQRLPEGQYLEITYEDMVNDTVGTLTEVCQFLGVDYDAEMLKFSKAGSYFTLPDPKFSGLWRSHLSPWEIQVAEANISDLLIDRGYRLSELPRLTVSSLDLKRFKLVEKVFMWRQRIGFFGLRLSAAEYFSRRLGLQGWHRRVKQNMHAISIPALKR; via the coding sequence ATGGTGAAGCAAGGTGCATCGCCCCGCCTTACTGCGACTTCGGCTGTTGATACGTTAACCCGAGGGCTCAGCACTCAGCGCCCTCTCGTAAAATCTCCCTTCTTTATTTGTTGCTCAGGGCGGTCTGGTTCTACCCACCTACGCCTCATGCTGGATCACCACCCTCAGTTATCTTGTGTTGATGAAGTGGGTTACATCACCGAGCTGGTGTCTGATGATGGCGATATGCCTGATGTGGCAACGTACCGCCAGTGGCTAGAATCTGATTTCATTTTTCAATCTTGTTGCGACTTCACTATCGACCCTGATTTAGACTTCTATGAATTGGTAAACGATTTTCTTTGCCAACAGAAGGATTGCAGCAATAAGCAGGCAGTGGGTGCAATCAGCCATTTTGATTTCATTCGGCTTTTAAAGCTTTGGCCAGATGCACGTTTTATTCACATGGTGCGAGATGGGCGAGATGTCGCCTATTCCTGGATGAAGGAGATGCATCTCTTTGAAAATCCTTGGTTCGCCGCTGAGAAATGGCGTGAGGCAGAGCAGGCTTGGGAGCGGTTGGCTCAGCGTCTTCCCGAGGGACAGTATCTAGAAATTACCTATGAGGATATGGTCAACGACACGGTAGGTACACTGACAGAGGTTTGTCAGTTTCTAGGTGTTGACTATGATGCTGAAATGCTGAAATTTAGTAAAGCAGGAAGCTACTTCACTTTGCCAGATCCAAAGTTTAGTGGTCTATGGCGATCGCATCTCTCTCCCTGGGAAATACAAGTAGCAGAAGCCAACATTTCAGATTTGCTCATTGATAGAGGCTATAGGCTCAGCGAACTGCCCAGGTTGACGGTTAGCTCTCTAGATCTGAAGCGGTTTAAGCTGGTGGAGAAGGTATTTATGTGGCGGCAACGCATTGGCTTTTTTGGCCTGCGTCTGTCAGCAGCTGAGTACTTCTCACGTCGCCTTGGTCTGCAGGGGTGGCACCGACGGGTAAAACAAAACATGCATGCGATTTCAATTCCTGCTTTGAAGCGCTAG
- a CDS encoding Asr1405/Asl0597 family protein — protein sequence MHVLESDYLGSGQDLQNTAPAQTVVDLDRVTRWNVYRRLQELNLVCACGSDRPLTVAIDTPADALLVWSVVQAAIQPKLCLADHLKRCWQQRSLT from the coding sequence ATGCACGTTTTAGAGTCAGATTATTTAGGGTCAGGGCAAGACCTGCAAAATACTGCCCCCGCTCAAACCGTGGTTGATTTAGACCGGGTAACCCGCTGGAACGTCTACCGCCGCCTGCAAGAGCTGAACCTAGTGTGCGCCTGTGGTAGCGATCGCCCGCTTACTGTCGCCATCGACACCCCTGCCGATGCTTTGCTGGTTTGGAGCGTGGTGCAGGCTGCCATTCAGCCCAAGCTATGCCTCGCCGACCACCTGAAGCGCTGCTGGCAGCAAAGGAGCCTGACATGA
- a CDS encoding (2Fe-2S) ferredoxin domain-containing protein codes for MSRHEPATLEAGTVSTGQVLKGQYSGVYRSDKGKIKGLLLQAGEAKFTVKLPKYLRPMLMRELAPGDFVQVWAYPEDDRWRAINVLPLPKCEAEVLQQQWGDLAPVPELTRTSQKRMCIEICTKGKCYKQGARQVHSALQEVVDRDPALAHVAIKETGCMKACKQGPNLRLPNGRMLHRVSPADALAQLDAKR; via the coding sequence ATGAGCCGCCATGAGCCCGCCACCCTAGAGGCTGGTACTGTCTCCACTGGTCAAGTGCTCAAGGGTCAATACAGTGGGGTCTATCGCTCCGACAAAGGCAAGATCAAGGGACTGCTGCTGCAAGCCGGTGAAGCCAAGTTCACTGTTAAGCTGCCCAAATATTTGCGTCCCATGCTGATGCGTGAGTTAGCACCGGGTGACTTCGTGCAGGTCTGGGCCTATCCCGAAGACGATCGCTGGCGGGCAATTAATGTTTTGCCTCTGCCCAAGTGCGAGGCGGAGGTACTGCAACAGCAGTGGGGCGACCTTGCCCCTGTCCCAGAGCTGACTCGAACCTCGCAAAAACGCATGTGCATCGAGATTTGCACTAAGGGCAAATGCTACAAGCAGGGGGCGCGTCAAGTCCACAGCGCCCTGCAAGAGGTCGTGGATCGCGATCCAGCTTTGGCCCACGTTGCTATCAAGGAAACTGGCTGCATGAAAGCCTGCAAGCAAGGCCCAAACCTTCGCCTGCCCAATGGCCGAATGCTGCACCGGGTCAGCCCCGCCGACGCTTTAGCGCAGCTGGACGCAAAACGATGA
- a CDS encoding Dps family protein: MPITETLLQTYGEVANNPVLLEKSVTEPVVDGLATLYASFTALSLQYQKHHFVVEGSEYYMLHNYFEESYEAAQGHAHEVGERLHGLGGIPPLSFGKLAELCCFDMENDDTYRCRIMIDHDLKAEQSLIELIRRLAAQAESLGDRATRYLYEQILLKTEERAYHLEHFLTPDSLKLGW, encoded by the coding sequence ATGCCGATTACTGAGACTCTGCTGCAAACCTATGGCGAGGTGGCAAACAACCCAGTATTGCTGGAGAAGTCGGTTACAGAACCAGTGGTGGATGGACTGGCGACGCTCTATGCCAGCTTTACAGCCCTGTCGTTGCAGTACCAAAAGCACCATTTTGTTGTGGAAGGTTCTGAGTACTACATGCTCCACAACTATTTCGAGGAGAGCTACGAAGCGGCTCAAGGCCACGCTCACGAGGTGGGAGAGCGCCTGCACGGGCTGGGGGGAATTCCTCCTCTCAGCTTTGGCAAGCTGGCTGAGCTGTGCTGCTTCGACATGGAAAACGACGACACCTACCGCTGCCGCATCATGATCGACCACGATCTGAAAGCTGAGCAGTCGCTGATCGAACTGATTCGTCGGCTGGCTGCCCAGGCTGAGAGCTTGGGCGATCGCGCTACTCGCTACCTCTACGAGCAAATTTTGCTGAAAACCGAGGAGCGGGCTTACCATCTAGAGCACTTCCTCACTCCAGACAGCCTCAAACTGGGCTGGTAG
- a CDS encoding Fur family transcriptional regulator: protein MEQDPALPSLNQEPELLKTVLNKEGFRFTNQRQKILDLFQSAALGHHLNAEEIHQQLLDQGEKISFSTIYRALHVMVRLGLLQELELAEGRKYYELNTPFMNQHHHLVCVHCGDVEEFEDAKMTQVGSNESASHGFSLLNCQFTVYGICPSCQSLLG, encoded by the coding sequence ATGGAACAAGATCCAGCTCTGCCTAGCTTAAATCAAGAGCCCGAACTACTCAAAACCGTTCTTAATAAGGAAGGGTTTCGGTTCACCAACCAGCGACAAAAAATACTGGACTTGTTTCAGTCGGCAGCTCTGGGTCATCACCTCAATGCTGAAGAAATCCATCAGCAGTTGCTAGATCAGGGTGAAAAAATCAGCTTTTCTACCATCTATAGAGCGTTACACGTCATGGTCAGATTAGGGTTGCTGCAAGAGCTAGAGCTAGCTGAGGGCAGAAAGTATTACGAACTCAATACTCCCTTTATGAATCAGCACCACCATTTGGTCTGTGTTCACTGCGGCGATGTAGAAGAGTTTGAAGATGCCAAAATGACCCAGGTGGGCAGCAATGAGAGTGCCTCCCACGGGTTCTCGCTGCTGAACTGCCAGTTTACGGTGTATGGCATTTGCCCTAGCTGCCAGTCACTGCTGGGCTAA
- a CDS encoding DNA-3-methyladenine glycosylase — MPRNDVAKILDSELLPPSPQLRQAVTVVCDRAPTFQHIEAEAGPLTVRAWAAGLPSLVRIIMGQQLSSRAAQAIFQRLMATIELTPEAIAATPDSTLKQVGLSQAKIATCQRLANAILSGQLSLETLATLPDTEAIAHLTQIKGIGVWTAEVYLLFCLQRLSSFPASDLAIQISYQRLHNLESRPTRKDLLISTATLDPYRGAVAHLLWHYYRHLAQQ, encoded by the coding sequence ATGCCGCGTAATGATGTAGCCAAGATCCTAGATAGCGAGCTACTGCCACCCAGCCCTCAGCTGCGGCAGGCGGTGACGGTGGTGTGCGATCGCGCCCCCACCTTTCAGCACATTGAGGCCGAAGCTGGTCCCCTCACCGTTCGCGCCTGGGCCGCCGGGTTGCCATCGCTGGTGCGCATCATTATGGGACAGCAGCTGTCGTCGAGAGCGGCCCAAGCAATCTTTCAACGGTTGATGGCGACCATAGAGTTGACCCCTGAAGCGATCGCCGCCACCCCAGACAGCACCCTCAAACAGGTGGGGCTCAGCCAAGCTAAAATCGCCACTTGCCAGCGACTCGCCAACGCCATTTTGTCGGGCCAGCTCAGCCTAGAAACCCTCGCCACATTGCCCGACACAGAGGCGATCGCACATCTAACTCAGATTAAAGGCATTGGCGTTTGGACGGCGGAAGTCTACCTACTGTTTTGCCTCCAGCGGTTGAGCAGCTTCCCCGCCTCAGATTTGGCCATTCAAATTAGCTACCAGCGGCTACACAATCTAGAAAGCCGCCCCACTCGCAAGGACCTATTGATCTCTACAGCAACTCTCGATCCCTACCGGGGTGCGGTGGCCCACTTACTGTGGCACTATTACCGACATTTAGCCCAGCAGTGA
- a CDS encoding AEC family transporter — MEVLISAMLPVALVALVGFGVGRSFELDMQTLTRLNIYALLPALVLTSLAETTLAMGSAIAIITSFLLNTVVLYLLAVGLSRRLDFSVDEQKSLIAIVMFSNVGNLGLPFILFALGEAGLERAVVYLVGSSVMIATVFPIVLQQAGLKAGINVTLRLPVFWAALAGIGLQATHEAFPLPLERGMALLGEGAIPVALLTLGVQLARTELVFDRYELIGAVLRLVVAPVLAYGIGTAMGLQGLDRQVLVLQAAMPVAVNSLIWVTELGGDRTRVARTIVLSTFLSVFTLPVVLWLSS, encoded by the coding sequence ATGGAAGTTTTGATTTCGGCGATGCTGCCTGTGGCCCTGGTGGCTCTGGTGGGGTTTGGCGTGGGGCGCAGCTTTGAGCTAGACATGCAAACCCTGACTCGGTTGAACATCTACGCCCTGCTGCCCGCGCTGGTGTTGACTAGCCTGGCTGAGACCACGCTGGCGATGGGCAGTGCGATCGCGATCATCACCAGCTTTTTGCTCAATACCGTGGTGCTGTACCTGCTGGCGGTGGGGCTAAGCCGTCGCCTCGACTTTTCGGTGGATGAGCAAAAGAGCCTCATTGCCATTGTGATGTTCTCAAACGTGGGCAACCTGGGGCTGCCCTTCATTTTGTTTGCCCTCGGCGAGGCCGGGCTAGAGCGGGCGGTGGTGTATCTGGTGGGCTCTAGCGTAATGATCGCCACCGTCTTCCCCATTGTGCTGCAGCAGGCAGGGCTAAAGGCCGGGATCAACGTCACGCTGCGGCTGCCAGTATTTTGGGCCGCCCTCGCGGGCATCGGTCTCCAGGCTACACACGAAGCGTTTCCGCTACCGCTGGAGCGGGGCATGGCGCTGCTGGGGGAGGGCGCAATTCCGGTGGCGCTGCTGACGCTGGGGGTGCAGCTAGCACGGACGGAGCTGGTATTCGATCGCTATGAATTAATCGGTGCGGTGCTGCGGTTGGTGGTGGCACCCGTGCTGGCCTACGGCATTGGTACGGCAATGGGTTTGCAGGGGTTAGACCGGCAGGTGCTGGTGCTCCAGGCGGCCATGCCCGTGGCCGTCAACTCGCTGATCTGGGTGACAGAGCTGGGTGGTGACAGAACCCGTGTGGCTAGAACCATTGTGCTTTCGACCTTTCTCAGTGTGTTTACCCTGCCCGTGGTGCTTTGGCTCAGCAGTTGA
- a CDS encoding CoA-acylating methylmalonate-semialdehyde dehydrogenase, which yields MTELGTLKNYINGQWLPSAAGDVLSVNNPATGEVLGQVPVSPKDEVAQAARAAEKAFEEWRRVPPPQRVQYLFKLKDLLETHLEELAQTITQECGKTLAESKGELRRAIENVEVACGIPMMMQGTVLEDIASGIDEFMIRQPLGVAAAIAPFNFPAMIPFWFMPYALACGNTYIVKPSEKVPLTMQRIFELLDQAGFPPGVVNLVNGAKETVDAILEHPTIRAISFVGSSPVAKYIYAQAAAHGKRVQCQGGAKNPVIVLPDADRDMTTRIVADSAFGCAGQRCLAASLAVTVGEATEWFTDAIAHTAATRIVGDGLDPEVQMGPVITAQSQQRIESLIQTGADEGATVLVDGRNAHISTLEAGHFVKPTVLQNVSPSGEIAHTEIFGPVLGLMPVDTIEAAIALVNRSPWGNMACLFTNSGAAARQFRYEATAGNIGINIGVAAPMAFFPFSGWKDSFFGDLHGQGAHAVEFFTQTKVVVERWPQEWSRQF from the coding sequence ATGACCGAATTGGGAACTCTCAAAAACTACATCAACGGCCAGTGGTTACCGTCTGCGGCAGGGGATGTGCTTTCGGTGAATAACCCGGCTACGGGGGAAGTGCTGGGTCAGGTGCCGGTTTCTCCTAAAGACGAGGTCGCTCAGGCCGCCCGTGCTGCCGAGAAGGCGTTTGAGGAGTGGCGTCGAGTTCCCCCGCCCCAGCGAGTGCAGTACCTGTTTAAGCTAAAAGACCTGCTAGAAACGCACCTAGAGGAGCTGGCTCAGACTATTACCCAGGAGTGTGGCAAAACCCTGGCCGAGTCAAAAGGCGAGCTGCGGCGGGCGATCGAAAACGTAGAGGTGGCCTGCGGCATCCCGATGATGATGCAGGGCACGGTGTTGGAGGATATTGCCAGCGGCATCGACGAGTTTATGATTCGGCAACCGTTGGGGGTGGCGGCGGCGATCGCCCCCTTTAACTTCCCCGCCATGATTCCCTTTTGGTTTATGCCCTATGCCCTGGCCTGCGGCAACACCTACATCGTCAAACCCTCCGAAAAAGTGCCCCTGACTATGCAGCGCATCTTCGAGCTGCTGGATCAGGCGGGCTTTCCACCCGGCGTGGTGAACCTGGTGAATGGGGCTAAAGAAACGGTAGATGCGATTCTAGAACACCCCACCATTCGGGCGATCAGCTTTGTCGGCTCCTCGCCGGTCGCCAAATATATCTATGCCCAGGCGGCGGCCCACGGCAAGCGGGTGCAGTGCCAGGGCGGGGCCAAAAACCCGGTGATTGTGCTGCCCGATGCCGATCGCGACATGACCACGCGAATTGTGGCCGATAGCGCCTTTGGCTGTGCCGGTCAGCGCTGTCTGGCGGCGTCCCTAGCGGTAACGGTGGGGGAAGCGACCGAGTGGTTTACTGATGCGATCGCCCACACCGCCGCTACCCGCATCGTTGGCGATGGCCTCGACCCCGAGGTGCAGATGGGACCGGTGATTACAGCCCAAAGCCAGCAGCGCATTGAGAGCCTGATTCAAACCGGCGCTGATGAAGGGGCGACGGTGCTGGTGGATGGCCGCAACGCTCACATTTCCACCCTGGAAGCGGGTCACTTCGTCAAACCCACGGTGCTACAAAACGTTTCCCCCTCTGGAGAAATCGCCCATACGGAAATCTTCGGCCCGGTGCTGGGGCTGATGCCGGTGGACACAATTGAGGCAGCGATCGCCCTAGTGAACCGCAGCCCCTGGGGCAACATGGCCTGCCTCTTCACCAACAGTGGTGCCGCCGCCCGCCAATTCCGCTACGAGGCCACCGCTGGCAACATTGGCATCAATATTGGCGTGGCGGCACCCATGGCCTTCTTTCCCTTCAGCGGCTGGAAGGATAGCTTCTTCGGCGACCTCCACGGGCAGGGAGCTCACGCGGTGGAATTTTTCACGCAGACCAAAGTGGTAGTCGAGCGCTGGCCGCAGGAGTGGAGTCGGCAGTTTTAG